The following nucleotide sequence is from Ornithodoros turicata isolate Travis chromosome 2, ASM3712646v1, whole genome shotgun sequence.
GAACTGAAAGAGCTGTGGTTGGCCTTAAGGGATCCGGTGGTGAAAGATCATTTCTCGACGAGCAAAATTTAATGGCGGTTCATTATGGAGCGGGCGCCCTGGTGGGGCGGGTTTTACGAACGACTTGTGCGATCCGTCAAGACATCGCTGAAGAAGGTACTAGGAAGGAAGCTCCTTGATACGGAAGAGATAGTCACCATCCTGACTGAAGTGGAAGCGGTGATTAACTCACGGCCTATAACGTTCCTCTACAGCAACAGCTCTGAAGAAATGCCAATTTCCCCAGCGCACTTCCTCGTCGGTAAACGTCTGACGTCTCTACCTACCCCACAATGCAGAGAACTTACCTCAACGAAGCTATCATTAGACGAAATTTGGACAAGTCGACAAAGGGGTCTTGCCCACTTTTGGAAAAGATGGCACAAGGAATACTTGGCCGAACTGCAGTCATCTCGTTCGTCGAGAGTTTTCAAGTCATCAGCGCTCAAACCTGGCGACATAGTCATCTTGCACGATGAGAAACAACCACGGCCGCTCTGGAAGTTGTGCAGGATTGTGGACGTATTCTGCGGCAGGGATGAGAAAGTCAGGGCTTGCACCGTACGCCTACCTGATGGGACTTTGCGAAGAAGACCGGTGCAACTGCTGTATCCGCTAGAACTGGCCAACGGTTAAAAAATGCGCGCTAGCCCATTTTGGGGGGAGTGTGTTAGAACATTTTTTGCGTGTAACATTTTTGGGCTGAAGTTGTAAACGTGTTACAAAGGGAAGAAGACAACGATCGTGCGGGGAGCACGTGAACTGTTTTTTTGgtgtttacttttgtcattcttGGTTCGGGTACCGTGAGACATGGtcgcaaataaatgatgctgcgATGGAATGCTTGAGTCCCTGTCTTTGAGCGAAGCTCCCCAACGAACGATTTCACACAGGGATTGGTCCACTGAACCCTATGTCCAAGTCTCGAACTGAGGGGGGTCCGGAACCctggatccccccccccccgtaaacCCGCGCCTAACTGCGACGCTGAAggaaaggaagcagccgagaCAACAATACAAAGTCGTGTAGCGcaccttcttcttttttttttttttacacctcgagtcaAAAAATGTAAAGGGACGTCGTGAACCTTTCGTTGGTGAGGCTGTTGGAGttgcatggactcaccacttcttagtttttcaatttaattcggcaagattccgagccATGCATGGAGCTGGTGGGCGGCAGTCCAGGGAAGGTATATCGTTTTTACCGTCTgccgaaccggttaccgcatcatatttttttgcggttcgttcaaggggagagaaaaaatgtttacggttcggttcggcaaaaaataacgtttttttgcggttttcagttacggttcagttctggtttcgatgaaagatgaaagtcacccCTGGTGTCGACCCCTGGTGCAAACCTGAAGCGGGGCAGCCATATCTGATCAGTTGTCACGTTGCAAAGGTCCCACGCGGAAGAACCAAAGCACAACATAGAAAGCAGGAGACCCGCACCACGACTGGAAGAATCTTGGTGAACAGATAGCATTCGGAACTTCAACTAATGTTGTAAGGATATTTACTGATCCACGCTCGTATATATTGGACCACTGATTCCTCTGTACACGTACACCACAGTTTACGGCAACAACGTGTATTAAACATCCACGCCTGTTTTCTTTACTGCAGAAATTCGTTTTTGTTCACCCGCACTGCGCTGGAATGCAGTTAAAATGCCAGTTTCGGGAGTGGTTGTTCACCTTCTTTCAAGTGACCTTACAACCGGAGAGACCTTACAATGTCACGCTTCACCATGTTCTTTCGTAACTACAGTTCGAAAGTCTAATTTCCGTATCACGTAGCTGTGTCCTCCACATATACTCCCAAAAAAACAATTTTTGCGAGATTAGGTACGTACCTCACAGGTCCGCTCAATGGATGGCGATCCATTTTGTAAGTATCTTATCGTTATTCGCACCTCGGGCGTGTAATCCTCGTAGATTCATTCATCTCGTAAGAACATTCGCCACAGGATTCTCGTTTAGTCGCTTTTCATTTCACATTCAGTGCCGAAGATTCACAATCAATGTCCGCACTTTGGCGTAGATCTCACCCCctgtccattgtgccttggggtagtgggccgcaccccGCGTGGCGAATTTACCCATTCAtcgtcattaatttatctgttgttgctgttggtgtAAATCTTCACTTCGGTCATGCTTCGTTAGTATGAGCCCGGTTAATGTTCCACCCAATCGCGACGGCGACCAACGAAAGGGAAGACGCATACAAGTACGCGGTACTCGGGACAGAAACACGGATTGGTAGTCAGACAGCCTTCTTTCGATGAGCCTGACAGCAGCAGCCGCTCAGTGAAGAGCGTAATGCAAATGGAAATCGCCTTTGGGTTGACACTAACGTCCTCTACCAAATTCGCTGTCGAGTGCGAATGAAGAAGTTCTTCGCAGGACAGCACCCAATCAATATTCTATTCTCACTCGGTAGTGCAATGCGAGCTTTCACACtcttaaaggggctatgaaatCTACCAAACTAGCCCGCCGATTCTGGTTctattttttcacccacaaacgcgttttggagtagccccTCCCTACTGGGTTGgaactaacatctccatatttttctttcatttccaattccaagCCCGTCGATTGTGTCGGCAACAAACGGCTGTTTTAATTTGTTggttgtgacaccttttgtatagatgaatccaATAGGTCCGTATCCAATCAATGCGATCACGGTTACCTCGACTCGGTTCCGCGGCCGTTCGGTCCGCCACTGTTTCTCAACGTGAGCACGCATTTCTTCTTATCTTCATATTTTAGGCTTTATCGCAGAAAGCATGTGCAGACAGAAACAAAGAAAGGTGACCGCGTGCTTTGTGGACGAAATGCCTTCGCTGTGtgctgtcgttgtcgtcgtcagAGGCAGAAAGAAGGTGAATTGCACCGCATCGTAGAAAACAAGGCACGTCAAACGAATGACGCATAAAAGCATATTGCATGGTCTCACGTTTTCTGTCCAACATTCTAGACCATATCCTACTAACTGGCTTATGTTCGTAATTTTTTCTCGCTGCTTCTAGACGACTCTCTAAcctagagcagacgacgttatgtgtacctccgcgttggcgtctgactACGTGCCTTTTCAGAAAAAGCTGGCGCCACCGCGCGGCTAACCGGCAATATGAAGTGGGTCCTGCACAGACTGCATATTCATTGATATGTCTAAAGCATTTGACAAAGTCGCGCACAGGCATTTACTTCTCAAATTAACAAGACTTAATGTTGACAAAAATGTTATAGCCTGGATTCACTCTTTCTTACCTGCAGTATCGCCTGCAGTATGTCGTTACTAACAATGGGAATTCAAACATAgagctgggtagtttcattttaaaccgaacaacgtgtgaaagtcgtattttttaattcgcccagaaaaaaaatatatgttagaggacagctcaaacgacgcaaatcgcgccacgtgcgacgctcgcgcgtggagtagtttccgcgtgaaagaggaggaaagtttgaggctgcttgagcgtgctttcttctggaccgactttgacgggatctagcaccgctggtTTTTTGCCTAGggactggaggttttttgtgattat
It contains:
- the LOC135384834 gene encoding uncharacterized protein LOC135384834; its protein translation is MERAPWWGGFYERLVRSVKTSLKKVLGRKLLDTEEIVTILTEVEAVINSRPITFLYSNSSEEMPISPAHFLVGKRLTSLPTPQCRELTSTKLSLDEIWTSRQRGLAHFWKRWHKEYLAELQSSRSSRVFKSSALKPGDIVILHDEKQPRPLWKLCRIVDVFCGRDEKVRACTVRLPDGTLRRRPVQLLYPLELANG